Within the Gracilinema caldarium DSM 7334 genome, the region ATAATTACGACCCCAGAACTGTAATTACTCGCCCCTTGTTAACTTCCCATTCCATTGCTACAGTGAGTGTATGATGAACGATTCATTACAACGTTGTCCTTGGTGCCTCTCTGATAGTGAGTATCAGCAGTATCATGATTATGAGTGGGGTGTTCCCTTGCATGATGAGCAGAAGCTTTTTTCATTGCTTATACTCGAAGGGGCTCAGGCTGGGCTTTCATGGATCACTATCTTGAAACGCCGTAAGGGGTACCTGGATGCTATGGACAACCTGGATCCAGATAAACTGGCTCGGTACAACGATAGCGATATTACACGGCTCATGCTCGATAGTCGTATTATCCAAAACCGTAGAAAACTTGAATCCGCAGTCAGTAATGCCCGAGCCTTTCTTGCCATGAAAGAGCGGGGGATATCCTTTTCTAACTGGCTCTGGGCATGGGTTGAGGACCGGCCGATACAAAACCACTGGAGCAGTCTTTCCGAGGTACCCGCCGTAACACCTCTTTCAGATACTATTTCCAGAGAGCTGAAACGTCTGGGCTTCACTTTTGTGGGACCTACTATCATCTATGCCTACATGCAATCTGCAGGCCTTGTGAACGACCACCTCGTACAGTGCTACCGTCATTACGAACTTTTACCTGGCTGATTGTGAAGTAACAACGAGCCAGGCAGACAAAGAAAATATATTAGATTATTGTACCAGCCTTATGCTATACCTATTTTTGGGGCATGAGCAGATCTGGAATCCACAGAGTTAGTTCCGGAATAAAGGTGATCAACATAAGCACGGTAAACATCACCAGCCACATGGGTAACATGGTTTTTACCACCTGTTCGATACGGATTTTCCCCACCGCACATCCTACAAAAAGGGCAGAGCCCACCGGCGGCGTAGTAAGACCGATTGCAAGGTTTAGAATAAGCATTATTCCAAAATGTACCGGAGACATCCCCAGTGAATTGACAACTACAGGATACAATATTGGGGTTGTTATAAGAATGAGCGGGGCCATGTCCATAATCATACCCAGCAAGAGCAGCAGTATATTGATCAGCAGTAATAACAATATCTTATTATGGGTTATCGAAAGGAGCGCTTCTGTTG harbors:
- a CDS encoding DNA-3-methyladenine glycosylase I: MMNDSLQRCPWCLSDSEYQQYHDYEWGVPLHDEQKLFSLLILEGAQAGLSWITILKRRKGYLDAMDNLDPDKLARYNDSDITRLMLDSRIIQNRRKLESAVSNARAFLAMKERGISFSNWLWAWVEDRPIQNHWSSLSEVPAVTPLSDTISRELKRLGFTFVGPTIIYAYMQSAGLVNDHLVQCYRHYELLPG